The genomic interval GCGGACCAGCAGAAGGCGGAGGACACCGTGCTGGGCGGCAGCGTGGCCCAGATCCAGGACAAGCTCGGGAAGCTCCGCGCCGCCGGCGTCGGCATGCTCTTCATCCCTTCCTTCTTCCTCCCCGGGGACAAGAAGAAGACGCTCGACCGCTTCATCACCCAGGTCGCGCCCGCCCTGCGCTAGCGGGCGATGCTCCGCCAGTGGGTCGCGATCTCGCCCAGGGTTGCGGTCCACACGCGCGGCGTGTGGCGCACGTGGTCGATCAGCTCGCGGAGGCAGGCCAGCCGCGACGGGCGGCCGATGATCTGCGGGTGGAAAGTGAAGGTGGTCATGCCGTGGGTCTCGGCGATGCCCGCGAACTCGGTCAGCCAGCCCTGTAGCACCGGCCCGGGCGCCTGGATGCTGCGCTGCCCGGTGAACATGAAGTAGGGCGCGTCGTCGAGCACCCACGACACGGGAATCTCCACGAGGGCGCGTCCCTCGATGGGCGGGTGCAGGTACGGACGCAGCCGGTCCATGAAGTTCGACGAGTAGTCGAAGCCGTGCTTGACGAGTAGCCCGAGCGT from Candidatus Methylomirabilota bacterium carries:
- a CDS encoding polysaccharide deacetylase gives rise to the protein MARGVNEPVALSQGRYGPLEAVPLILDALHAASIRASFFIPAWVASHYPDTVKAIVAGGHEVGCHGDEHERVSDLPPEREEQILVKSVEVLTALTGRRPLGYRAPAWQVSPSTLGLLVKHGFDYSSNFMDRLRPYLHPPIEGRALVEIPVSWVLDDAPYFMFTGQRSIQAPGPVLQGWLTEFAGIAETHGMTTFTFHPQIIGRPSRLACLRELIDHVRHTPRVWTATLGEIATHWRSIAR